The following proteins come from a genomic window of Bacillus sp. (in: firmicutes):
- a CDS encoding Zn-dependent hydrolase has protein sequence MKELKMESKEFIRILQNLHLENITLRPSLQKRVVELVNSGVSITPAIIKDTLSRGKV, from the coding sequence ATGAAAGAGCTAAAAATGGAATCTAAAGAATTTATAAGAATCCTCCAAAACCTCCACCTAGAAAATATTACCCTTCGCCCATCTTTACAAAAAAGAGTGGTAGAGCTTGTCAATTCAGGAGTTTCCATAACACCAGCTATTATTAAGGATACTTTAAGCCGTGGAAAAGTATAA